Proteins encoded in a region of the Corynebacterium genitalium ATCC 33030 genome:
- a CDS encoding M20/M25/M40 family metallo-hydrolase: MSISLELAEAHVEQMLDDAMLLVNQETYSFDKPALDAGLKVLLGLVEKRLGPSDDKQLHDGDIRGDIAVLTYKGDLPGNVVIAGHYDTVWPAGAVEAWDPPAHDDPRERLSAPGIFDMKIGLTQGIWALKLLKDAGIPHPTVTYIFNGDEEIGSPSSQRIIENVATGADAAFVLEASVDGNVKVTRKGIGDINVTATGIEAHAGLEPEKGANAITALMEWCLEATKYADPEKGTSINVGVVGGGTGANVVPGSAYAKLDVRHWVPEETQRLDAALDAITWSDPRVEITAERNWNRPPMVHTEGTEALFQVLKSQAEALGHSDFEGVSVGGGSDANFISAVGTPVVCGLGAGGAGAHARYEFIYPDSVPFFTALLANSIAAIDGPVITD; this comes from the coding sequence ATGAGCATTTCACTCGAACTAGCGGAAGCACATGTGGAGCAGATGCTTGACGACGCCATGCTCCTGGTCAACCAAGAGACCTACTCCTTCGATAAACCGGCGTTGGATGCGGGTTTGAAGGTGTTGCTGGGGCTCGTCGAAAAGCGTTTGGGCCCGTCCGATGACAAGCAGCTTCACGACGGCGACATCCGCGGCGACATCGCCGTGCTCACCTACAAAGGTGACCTGCCCGGCAACGTGGTCATCGCGGGCCACTACGACACGGTGTGGCCTGCCGGGGCCGTTGAAGCCTGGGATCCGCCCGCCCATGACGACCCGCGCGAGCGTCTTTCCGCGCCCGGGATCTTCGACATGAAGATCGGTCTGACGCAAGGCATTTGGGCACTGAAGCTGCTCAAGGATGCCGGCATCCCGCACCCGACCGTGACGTACATTTTCAACGGCGATGAGGAGATCGGTTCGCCGAGTTCGCAGCGCATCATTGAGAATGTCGCCACCGGCGCTGATGCCGCGTTCGTGCTCGAAGCAAGTGTCGACGGCAACGTCAAGGTCACCCGCAAAGGCATCGGCGACATCAACGTCACCGCCACAGGAATTGAGGCGCACGCCGGCCTCGAACCGGAGAAGGGCGCCAACGCCATTACTGCCCTGATGGAGTGGTGTCTCGAGGCGACGAAGTATGCCGACCCGGAGAAGGGAACCTCCATCAACGTCGGTGTTGTCGGCGGCGGCACCGGGGCCAACGTCGTGCCCGGATCTGCCTACGCCAAGCTCGATGTCCGCCACTGGGTACCGGAAGAAACACAGCGTCTCGACGCCGCCCTCGACGCCATCACATGGTCCGACCCTCGCGTGGAGATCACCGCCGAACGCAACTGGAACCGCCCGCCGATGGTGCACACCGAGGGCACTGAGGCTCTCTTCCAGGTGCTCAAGTCCCAGGCCGAAGCTTTGGGCCACTCTGACTTCGAGGGGGTTTCCGTCGGCGGCGGGTCCGACGCCAACTTCATCTCCGCAGTCGGCACACCCGTCGTGTGCGGTCTGGGCGCTGGTGGCGCTGGCGCCCACGCCCGGTACGAGTTCATCTACCCCGACTCCGTGCCGTTCTTCACGGCGCTGCTGGCCAACTCCATTGCAGCTATCGACGGGCCGGTCATCACCGACTAA
- a CDS encoding serine hydrolase domain-containing protein: MNLGWTDVTYSAALTGTVSDSEGDVDRVYELMSVTKLLSAYAFLMAVEEGVFELGTPCGPDGSTVRHLLAHASGLDAFKHEVRKAPEERRIYSSAGFEVLAEFLEEETGMTLGEYAREGIFEPLGMGNTEIYGSAGHGGRSTVADLVKFADELISPTLLAEETLREAFTNQFGDLNGIVPGYGMQKPCPWGLGFEIKGDKSPHWTGGTMPEDTVGHFGMSGTYMWVVPAWSASTSAGTAMVMLADKEFGDWAKPLWQETNTRIFDQLS, from the coding sequence ATGAACCTTGGCTGGACTGATGTCACGTATTCCGCTGCCCTGACGGGAACCGTTAGCGATTCCGAGGGCGACGTGGACCGTGTGTACGAGTTGATGAGCGTGACCAAGCTGCTCTCTGCTTACGCGTTCCTGATGGCGGTGGAGGAGGGGGTCTTCGAACTGGGCACCCCCTGCGGGCCGGACGGGTCCACGGTCCGGCACTTGCTGGCGCACGCCTCGGGACTGGATGCCTTCAAGCACGAGGTCCGCAAGGCACCGGAAGAGCGGCGCATTTACTCTTCGGCTGGGTTCGAGGTGCTGGCCGAGTTCCTCGAGGAAGAGACTGGGATGACCCTCGGCGAGTATGCCCGCGAGGGCATCTTTGAGCCGCTCGGCATGGGCAACACCGAGATCTACGGCTCCGCCGGCCACGGTGGGCGTTCCACTGTCGCCGACTTAGTGAAGTTCGCCGACGAGCTCATTTCGCCCACGTTGCTTGCCGAAGAAACGCTCCGAGAGGCCTTCACCAACCAGTTCGGCGACTTGAACGGCATTGTCCCCGGTTACGGCATGCAAAAACCCTGCCCGTGGGGGCTTGGCTTTGAGATCAAGGGCGACAAGAGCCCCCACTGGACTGGCGGCACCATGCCGGAAGACACTGTCGGGCACTTCGGTATGTCCGGTACGTACATGTGGGTGGTGCCGGCATGGTCGGCGTCGACAAGCGCGGGGACAGCGATGGTCATGCTCGCGGACAAGGAATTCGGGGATTGGGCAAAGCCGCTGTGGCAGGAGACGAATACGCGGATCTTTGACCAGCTAAGCTAG
- a CDS encoding trimeric intracellular cation channel family protein, whose product MYFGGIDNAVGQAIAVLDLIGVFLNAVIGGTVARRMRFDAVGFMLIAIISGMAGGMMRDAMIGNTPVAALSDPWYISIALIGALVAFLANLRGYVWELTRFHGDMVILGVWCTTGTVTAYSAGVAWIGCILMGIITATGGMVIREVLIGRIPRILNDQQMYVVPAIVGSVTALVLYSFEHPSAALVCAPLIAFALGTAAYWAGWYVPASSELGTINRLFARLEPDAFRRWRLSKEHALLDDPINDDGMMPTKGEVREALEAVDPATREEFLAALYRVYIDRDGEDSAGGWARRAE is encoded by the coding sequence ATGTACTTCGGAGGCATTGACAACGCAGTCGGCCAAGCCATCGCGGTCCTCGACCTCATTGGCGTGTTCCTCAACGCTGTCATCGGCGGCACAGTCGCGCGCCGCATGCGTTTTGACGCCGTGGGCTTCATGCTCATCGCCATCATCTCCGGCATGGCCGGCGGCATGATGCGCGACGCGATGATCGGCAATACTCCCGTCGCGGCGCTATCGGACCCCTGGTACATCTCCATCGCGCTCATCGGCGCGTTGGTTGCATTCCTGGCCAACCTGCGCGGGTACGTCTGGGAGCTCACCCGCTTCCACGGGGACATGGTCATCCTCGGCGTCTGGTGCACCACCGGCACTGTCACCGCGTATTCGGCGGGGGTGGCGTGGATCGGCTGCATCCTCATGGGCATCATCACCGCGACCGGCGGCATGGTTATTCGTGAGGTGCTCATTGGGCGCATCCCGCGCATCCTCAACGACCAGCAGATGTACGTTGTGCCTGCCATTGTCGGCTCCGTTACCGCGCTGGTGCTCTACTCGTTCGAGCACCCCTCCGCTGCGCTGGTGTGCGCCCCGCTCATCGCGTTCGCGCTGGGTACCGCCGCCTACTGGGCGGGTTGGTACGTCCCCGCGAGCTCCGAGCTGGGTACAATCAACCGTCTGTTCGCGCGGCTCGAGCCCGATGCTTTTCGACGTTGGCGCCTCTCCAAGGAACACGCCCTCCTGGATGACCCCATTAACGACGACGGAATGATGCCCACCAAAGGCGAGGTCCGCGAGGCGTTAGAGGCGGTCGATCCGGCGACTCGAGAAGAGTTCCTTGCCGCTCTGTACCGCGTCTACATCGACCGGGACGGCGAGGACTCGGCCGGCGGCTGGGCCCGCCGAGCCGAGTAA
- a CDS encoding acyl carrier protein: MELSQRLDLGKLGLDATTSDEPAPLEGDTMAQLAGLLVQVGAVEDADEISGTDTLDSLGVDSLTRIELAVRVEEQFGVQIDEGLWNSWATLSDAAAHLDQNSSP, translated from the coding sequence ATGGAACTTTCACAGCGTCTGGACTTGGGCAAGCTCGGCCTCGACGCCACCACGTCGGACGAGCCGGCCCCGCTCGAAGGCGACACCATGGCCCAGCTTGCAGGGCTGTTGGTGCAGGTCGGCGCCGTCGAGGACGCTGATGAGATCAGCGGCACAGACACCCTGGACAGTCTCGGGGTCGACTCGTTGACCCGCATCGAGCTCGCCGTCCGCGTGGAAGAGCAGTTCGGTGTCCAGATCGACGAAGGGCTGTGGAACAGCTGGGCCACGCTTAGCGACGCCGCCGCCCACCTCGACCAGAACTCCTCACCCTAG
- a CDS encoding alpha/beta fold hydrolase → MPNYLRALSPGTQRTLIAMRRELYSGSGRLGLTGMRTGATNHDGLNVHWYECGPESPEALTVLYVHGFNISSQSFYMQVRALQHLPVRQLLVDYRGHGLTADQGADLSVDAAADDIIAVVRDRGITGPVIVVGHSLGGPVSLSLMRRYAGELNLAGSVQISSSVDPFTDRGMPQALGGTAGAALYRMVQALPILSESVRVVVTETLAPVLAVGFYAPGMSWDVVEFHAAMIQETPLDTYSGFFDDLRDHDEHAAADVLATIPGFILVGDIDTVTPVSQSQELHKLWPQAKFQVLPGSGHMPPLDAPGAVTTAIRRLVDPLIDESEN, encoded by the coding sequence ATGCCTAATTACCTGCGCGCCCTCAGCCCCGGCACCCAGCGCACGCTCATTGCGATGCGTCGCGAGCTGTACAGCGGCTCGGGCCGCCTCGGCCTGACCGGTATGCGCACCGGCGCCACGAACCACGACGGTCTGAATGTTCACTGGTACGAGTGTGGGCCGGAATCACCTGAGGCGCTGACGGTCTTGTACGTTCACGGCTTCAACATCTCTTCGCAGTCTTTCTACATGCAGGTCAGGGCTTTGCAGCACCTTCCTGTCCGGCAGCTGCTGGTGGACTACCGGGGACACGGGCTCACCGCCGACCAGGGCGCAGATTTGTCCGTTGATGCCGCCGCGGACGACATCATTGCCGTCGTTCGGGACCGCGGGATTACCGGGCCGGTCATTGTGGTGGGCCACTCGCTCGGCGGGCCGGTGTCGCTGTCGTTGATGCGCCGGTATGCCGGTGAGCTCAATCTGGCCGGTAGCGTGCAGATCTCGTCGTCAGTGGACCCGTTTACCGACCGCGGGATGCCCCAAGCCCTCGGCGGCACGGCTGGCGCGGCGCTCTACCGCATGGTGCAGGCACTGCCGATCCTGTCGGAGAGCGTGAGGGTCGTGGTCACCGAGACGCTTGCGCCCGTACTGGCGGTCGGTTTCTACGCGCCAGGAATGTCCTGGGACGTCGTGGAGTTCCACGCCGCCATGATCCAGGAGACTCCGTTGGATACATACTCGGGATTCTTCGATGACCTCCGCGACCACGACGAGCATGCCGCTGCCGACGTGCTCGCGACCATTCCGGGCTTCATTCTCGTCGGCGACATTGACACAGTCACGCCGGTCTCACAGTCGCAGGAACTCCACAAACTGTGGCCGCAGGCGAAGTTCCAGGTGTTGCCCGGTTCCGGGCACATGCCGCCGCTCGACGCACCCGGTGCTGTGACCACAGCGATCCGCCGCCTCGTCGACCCGCTTATCGACGAGTCTGAAAACTAA
- a CDS encoding flavin-containing monooxygenase codes for MSPENPLDLFIVGAGLSGVDLAHHVNENFPDWNWEIVDSNKKVGGTWVTFTYPGIRSDSDMATFSFPFKRWPHKGSLGSGENIQKYVEDVAREEGVFDRLTLSTWVEQANFDSKKGLWEVTMHTREDGQDIPEGHTDAPTAERTIWTKRLHFSSGYYKHHRGFTAGIPGADTFEGTLIHPQRWPENLDLAGKKVVIIGSGATAITLLPALHDGGADVTMLQRTPTYVAPLLNRDNFTAVTTKIMPEKQALSAARAMHIVRDMAQYWMCQIFPWPARGYFMALNRAYIPFREIFKNFNPPYGPWDQRVCKSPDGDFFKAMQGGARVVTAKIKEITPDGISLVDAPSLPADIIITATGLDIQVFGGARLFVDGEEKTVPDAVAYRGMMVDGLPNFSFTVGYLNQSWTLRADLVSRYMCRLWSMMDEDGYTQATPRFPAGLEADIPLMNMDSGYLVRARKDLPTQAGVDPWMFAQDYIREYRAWGHPGADLRADMVFS; via the coding sequence ATGAGCCCCGAGAATCCTTTGGACCTGTTCATCGTCGGCGCTGGACTGAGCGGTGTCGACCTAGCGCACCATGTGAACGAGAATTTTCCTGACTGGAACTGGGAGATCGTCGATTCCAATAAGAAGGTCGGCGGTACGTGGGTGACCTTCACCTACCCCGGTATTCGCTCGGATTCGGATATGGCGACGTTCTCATTCCCGTTCAAGCGCTGGCCGCACAAGGGTAGCTTGGGCAGCGGCGAGAACATCCAGAAGTATGTCGAGGATGTTGCGCGTGAGGAGGGCGTATTCGACCGCTTGACGTTGAGCACCTGGGTGGAGCAGGCGAACTTCGACTCGAAGAAAGGCCTGTGGGAAGTCACCATGCACACCCGCGAGGACGGTCAGGACATCCCCGAAGGCCACACGGACGCGCCGACGGCTGAGCGCACGATCTGGACGAAACGCCTGCACTTCTCTTCCGGCTACTACAAGCACCATCGCGGCTTCACGGCGGGCATTCCCGGCGCGGACACGTTCGAGGGCACGCTCATCCACCCGCAGCGCTGGCCGGAAAACCTGGACCTAGCAGGCAAAAAGGTCGTCATCATCGGTTCAGGTGCCACAGCGATCACGCTGCTGCCAGCGCTGCATGACGGCGGTGCAGACGTGACCATGCTCCAGCGCACCCCCACCTACGTCGCTCCCCTACTCAACCGCGACAACTTCACCGCCGTAACCACGAAGATCATGCCGGAAAAGCAGGCGCTGTCCGCCGCCCGCGCGATGCACATTGTCCGCGACATGGCGCAGTATTGGATGTGCCAGATCTTCCCGTGGCCCGCCCGCGGCTACTTCATGGCGCTCAACCGCGCATACATCCCGTTCCGCGAGATCTTCAAGAATTTCAACCCGCCGTACGGCCCGTGGGACCAGCGCGTCTGCAAATCACCCGACGGTGATTTCTTCAAAGCAATGCAGGGCGGTGCGCGCGTGGTCACCGCGAAAATCAAGGAGATCACGCCCGACGGCATTTCGCTTGTCGACGCCCCTTCCCTCCCCGCCGACATCATCATCACCGCAACAGGACTGGACATCCAGGTCTTCGGCGGCGCCCGGCTATTCGTGGACGGTGAAGAAAAGACCGTTCCGGATGCCGTCGCGTACCGCGGAATGATGGTCGACGGGTTGCCCAACTTCTCTTTCACGGTGGGCTACCTGAACCAGTCGTGGACACTGCGGGCAGACTTGGTCTCCCGGTACATGTGCCGGTTGTGGTCGATGATGGATGAGGACGGCTACACCCAGGCCACCCCGCGTTTCCCGGCGGGCCTGGAAGCCGACATCCCGTTGATGAACATGGACTCCGGTTACCTCGTCCGCGCCCGCAAAGACCTGCCTACCCAGGCCGGTGTTGACCCGTGGATGTTCGCCCAGGATTACATCCGCGAGTACCGCGCGTGGGGGCACCCCGGCGCGGACCTCCGCGCGGATATGGTTTTCAGCTAG
- a CDS encoding excalibur calcium-binding domain-containing protein: protein MNPEQSTLGSADTDESSTSSERDQSTSSEGDQSSSSERGQLSDGEIAAIVLVPIVALAAIAGGAFWAIQNGMIPNPLPGVIPGPAPKPAPALAPKPAPAPAPKPAPAPAPKPAPAPAPKPAPKPAPKPSKYYPNCRAVWNELGRPINSGEPGYGSHLDRDGDGVGCEKRPR, encoded by the coding sequence GTGAATCCCGAACAGTCGACCCTCGGCTCGGCCGACACCGACGAGTCATCGACTTCCAGCGAACGTGACCAGTCGACGTCTAGCGAGGGCGACCAATCGTCGTCAAGCGAACGCGGTCAATTGTCTGACGGCGAAATCGCAGCCATCGTCCTTGTCCCGATCGTTGCTCTGGCCGCGATCGCTGGCGGCGCGTTCTGGGCAATCCAGAATGGAATGATCCCCAACCCGCTGCCTGGTGTTATTCCGGGTCCAGCTCCCAAGCCTGCGCCAGCTCTCGCTCCGAAACCTGCACCGGCTCCCGCTCCTAAGCCAGCGCCAGCTCCCGCCCCAAAGCCTGCACCTGCCCCGGCACCAAAGCCTGCGCCCAAACCCGCTCCCAAACCGTCCAAGTACTACCCGAACTGCCGAGCAGTCTGGAACGAACTCGGCCGCCCGATTAACTCTGGTGAGCCGGGCTACGGTAGCCACCTCGACCGCGACGGCGATGGAGTCGGTTGCGAAAAGCGCCCCCGTTAA
- the aceE gene encoding pyruvate dehydrogenase (acetyl-transferring), homodimeric type: MDMAENDVEVTAGNDSQHAIIRDGVASYMHDPDPEETKEWMDSFDGLLENSDPERARYLMLRLLERADAKRVPLPSLTTTDFVNTIPTTLEPEFPGDEAMEKRYRRWIRWNAAIMVHRAQRPGIKVGGHISTYASAAALYEVGFNHFFHGKDHPQHGDQIFVQGHASPGIYARAFLEGRLSEDDMDGFRQQHSREQGGLPSYPHPHDMPEFWEFPTVSMGLGPMNAIYQARFNKYLQDRGIKDTADQHVWAFLGDGEMDEPESRGCIQMAANYELDNLTFVINCNLQRLDGPVRGNGQIVQELEAFFKGAGWEVIKVIWGREWDELLEKDEDNALVHIMNQTPDGDYQTFKANDGAWVREHFFGQDERTKKLVEDMTDEEIWNLRRGGHDYRKVYAAYKKALETKDGKPTVILAFTVKGYGLGHTFEGRNATHQIKNLTAEDLKLFRDMQGIPISDEELEKDPNLPPYYHPGEDSEEIQYMKKRREELGGYLPERRAQYTPLEVPDLDKTYKAVFKDSGKQDVATTMALVRTFKALMRDKEIGRRVVPIIPDEARTFGLDSWFPTLKIYNPKGQNYIPVDHDLQLSYREAPEGQILHEGINEDGSSASFLAAATSYATHGEPMIPMYIFYSMFGFQRTGDNFWAAADQMGRGFIVGATAGRTTLMGEGLQHLDGHSPILASTNPSVIPYDPSFAYEIPYLVNKGIDRMYGPDGGENVMYYLTVYNEPTHQPARPDDLDVEGLHKGIYLYDRGAEDKENKVSLLASGVGMRWALQAQQILQDEYNVGAAVYSVTSWTELARDGAALNKARLQDPSGEHDEPFATKQLKQTEGPYIATSDFATDLHEQIRPYVPGRYVVLGADGFGFSDTREAARRYFNIDAESMVVAALTALADEGKIDISVAADAAKKFKIDDPTAAKPDSDYSPESGME; the protein is encoded by the coding sequence ATGGACATGGCTGAAAACGACGTAGAAGTAACTGCTGGGAACGACTCCCAGCACGCGATCATTCGCGATGGAGTTGCTTCCTACATGCACGACCCGGACCCGGAGGAAACGAAGGAATGGATGGATTCCTTCGATGGGCTCCTGGAGAACTCTGATCCTGAGCGTGCGCGCTACCTCATGCTGCGCCTTTTGGAGCGTGCCGACGCAAAACGTGTTCCCCTGCCGTCGCTGACAACGACGGACTTCGTCAACACCATCCCGACCACGCTCGAGCCGGAGTTCCCCGGCGATGAGGCGATGGAGAAGCGCTACCGCCGTTGGATCCGTTGGAACGCTGCCATCATGGTGCACCGCGCGCAGCGCCCGGGCATTAAGGTCGGCGGACACATTTCAACCTACGCGTCCGCAGCGGCGCTCTACGAAGTGGGCTTCAACCACTTCTTCCACGGCAAAGACCACCCGCAGCACGGCGACCAGATCTTCGTTCAGGGCCACGCCTCCCCCGGCATCTACGCCCGTGCGTTCCTGGAGGGCCGACTGTCCGAAGATGACATGGACGGCTTCCGCCAGCAGCACTCCCGCGAGCAGGGCGGCCTGCCGTCCTACCCGCACCCGCACGACATGCCGGAGTTCTGGGAGTTCCCGACTGTGTCCATGGGCTTGGGCCCGATGAACGCGATCTACCAGGCACGCTTCAACAAATACCTGCAGGACCGCGGCATCAAGGACACTGCTGACCAGCACGTCTGGGCGTTCCTCGGTGACGGTGAGATGGATGAGCCGGAATCCCGCGGCTGCATCCAGATGGCCGCCAACTACGAGTTGGACAACCTGACCTTCGTGATCAACTGCAACCTGCAGCGTCTCGACGGCCCCGTCCGCGGCAACGGCCAGATCGTCCAGGAGCTGGAGGCCTTCTTCAAGGGCGCCGGCTGGGAAGTCATCAAGGTCATCTGGGGCCGCGAATGGGATGAGCTGCTGGAGAAGGACGAGGACAACGCTCTGGTCCACATCATGAACCAGACGCCGGACGGTGACTACCAGACGTTCAAGGCCAACGACGGCGCATGGGTCCGCGAGCACTTCTTCGGCCAGGACGAGCGCACCAAGAAGCTCGTCGAAGACATGACCGACGAGGAAATCTGGAACCTGCGCCGCGGTGGCCACGACTACCGCAAGGTCTACGCCGCCTACAAGAAGGCGCTGGAGACGAAGGACGGCAAGCCGACTGTCATTCTCGCCTTCACTGTTAAGGGTTACGGTCTGGGCCACACCTTCGAAGGCCGCAACGCCACCCACCAGATCAAGAACCTCACCGCTGAGGACCTGAAGCTCTTCCGCGACATGCAGGGCATTCCGATCTCCGACGAAGAGCTGGAGAAGGACCCGAACCTGCCGCCCTATTACCACCCTGGCGAGGACTCTGAAGAGATCCAGTACATGAAGAAGCGCCGCGAAGAGCTCGGTGGCTACCTGCCGGAACGTCGCGCGCAGTACACACCGCTTGAAGTACCGGACCTGGACAAGACTTACAAGGCCGTGTTCAAGGACTCCGGCAAGCAGGATGTAGCCACCACCATGGCGCTGGTTCGTACCTTCAAGGCGCTCATGCGCGACAAGGAGATCGGCCGCCGCGTGGTGCCGATCATCCCAGACGAGGCCCGTACCTTTGGTCTGGACTCCTGGTTCCCGACTCTGAAGATCTACAACCCGAAAGGCCAGAACTACATCCCGGTCGACCACGACCTGCAGCTGTCCTACCGCGAAGCGCCGGAGGGCCAGATTTTGCACGAGGGCATCAACGAGGATGGATCGTCGGCAAGCTTCCTCGCCGCCGCCACGAGCTATGCGACGCACGGCGAGCCGATGATTCCGATGTACATCTTCTACTCGATGTTCGGATTCCAGCGCACCGGCGACAACTTCTGGGCTGCCGCCGACCAGATGGGCCGCGGCTTCATCGTCGGCGCAACTGCTGGCCGCACCACACTGATGGGCGAGGGCCTGCAGCACCTCGACGGCCACTCCCCCATCCTGGCGTCGACGAACCCGTCGGTCATTCCTTATGACCCGTCGTTCGCCTACGAGATCCCCTACCTGGTCAACAAGGGCATCGACCGGATGTACGGCCCCGACGGCGGTGAGAACGTCATGTACTACCTCACCGTCTACAACGAGCCGACCCACCAGCCGGCCCGCCCGGACGACCTCGATGTCGAGGGCCTGCACAAGGGCATCTACCTGTACGACCGCGGTGCTGAAGACAAGGAGAACAAGGTCTCCCTCCTCGCCTCCGGCGTGGGCATGCGCTGGGCGCTGCAGGCACAGCAGATCCTGCAGGACGAGTACAACGTCGGTGCAGCGGTGTACTCCGTGACCTCCTGGACGGAGCTCGCACGCGACGGTGCTGCCCTGAACAAGGCTCGTCTGCAGGATCCGTCCGGCGAGCACGACGAGCCGTTCGCGACGAAGCAGCTCAAGCAGACCGAGGGCCCGTACATTGCTACCTCGGACTTTGCGACGGACCTGCACGAGCAGATCCGCCCGTACGTCCCGGGCCGCTACGTTGTCCTCGGCGCCGACGGCTTCGGTTTCTCCGACACCCGCGAAGCTGCCCGCCGCTACTTCAACATCGATGCTGAGTCGATGGTGGTTGCGGCTCTGACCGCGCTGGCTGACGAGGGCAAGATCGACATCTCCGTGGCCGCCGACGCAGCCAAGAAGTTCAAGATCGACGACCCGACGGCCGCCAAGCCCGACTCCGACTACAGCCCGGAGAGCGGGATGGAGTAG
- a CDS encoding DUF3052 domain-containing protein, giving the protein MGAGSAENFVDKLGISGDDIVQELGWDDDCDSSISEAIEDRIGEALLDDETDELCDVVLLWHRADDEDLVDALVDATRNLSESGRIWLLTPGANQAGEVHPGDISESAQLAGLVQTKADRLGNWQGSCLRSAGARN; this is encoded by the coding sequence GTGGGCGCCGGTAGCGCTGAGAATTTCGTAGATAAGCTGGGCATTTCCGGCGACGACATCGTCCAGGAGCTCGGGTGGGACGACGATTGTGATTCGTCGATCTCCGAGGCTATTGAGGACCGGATCGGCGAGGCGCTTCTCGACGATGAGACCGACGAGCTCTGCGACGTCGTCCTTCTATGGCACCGCGCTGACGATGAGGACCTCGTCGATGCGCTGGTCGACGCTACTCGAAACCTTTCCGAATCTGGTCGAATTTGGCTGCTCACCCCGGGTGCGAACCAGGCTGGTGAGGTCCACCCCGGCGACATCTCTGAGTCCGCACAGCTCGCTGGACTCGTGCAGACTAAGGCGGACCGCCTGGGGAACTGGCAGGGGTCTTGCCTGCGCTCTGCGGGTGCCCGCAACTAG
- a CDS encoding SURF1 family protein, which yields MSAPKTRTGSVWKSFLTPGWVIAFILALAFSWFAITWLSPWQLNKDHDIVERNERIETAFEADPVPAATLLDGGYDPADEWTRISLTGRYVPDDEVLLRLRPVDGAPAFQSLVPFQLDDDSSTVILINRGWVPAEDGGTTVPELPAPPATETVTLNAMIRTPEDPHPEGATQDQGYTMVQSISPAQIAELTESGSDFAEPYAQLLSDQPGVLNPVPLPQLDRGNHLSYGLQWIAFGIMAPAGLIYFLYSEVRERRRYRQEQEELAELVNPIADDSPAPAPVSSSASGTTETEPKGPVATAAPARARYGSSRTNPWAQKETEERF from the coding sequence GTGAGTGCGCCAAAGACCCGAACCGGTTCCGTGTGGAAGTCGTTTTTGACTCCCGGCTGGGTCATCGCGTTCATTCTGGCGCTCGCATTTTCCTGGTTCGCCATCACATGGCTGTCGCCGTGGCAGTTGAACAAGGACCACGACATCGTCGAGCGCAACGAGCGCATTGAGACCGCCTTCGAAGCAGACCCCGTCCCCGCCGCCACGCTTCTCGACGGCGGCTACGACCCCGCCGACGAATGGACCCGGATCTCGCTGACCGGCCGTTACGTGCCCGATGACGAGGTTCTGCTTCGCCTGCGGCCCGTCGACGGAGCCCCAGCGTTCCAGTCACTGGTGCCCTTCCAGCTTGACGACGATTCCAGCACCGTCATCCTGATCAACCGCGGCTGGGTGCCTGCCGAAGACGGCGGCACGACTGTTCCCGAGTTGCCCGCCCCGCCCGCGACCGAGACAGTCACCCTCAACGCCATGATCCGCACCCCGGAGGACCCCCACCCCGAAGGAGCCACCCAGGATCAGGGCTACACCATGGTGCAGTCCATCAGCCCCGCTCAGATTGCCGAGCTGACCGAGTCAGGCTCGGATTTCGCCGAGCCCTACGCCCAGCTGCTGTCCGACCAACCAGGCGTTCTCAACCCCGTCCCCCTGCCGCAGCTCGACCGCGGCAACCACTTGTCCTACGGGTTGCAGTGGATCGCCTTCGGCATCATGGCACCGGCCGGCCTGATCTACTTCCTCTATTCCGAGGTGCGCGAGCGCCGCCGCTACCGCCAGGAGCAAGAAGAACTCGCCGAGCTGGTCAATCCCATCGCCGATGACTCCCCCGCCCCCGCGCCGGTTTCGTCGTCAGCCTCTGGGACGACCGAGACTGAACCCAAAGGCCCGGTGGCGACAGCAGCTCCTGCCCGAGCTCGGTACGGAAGTTCACGCACGAACCCGTGGGCTCAGAAAGAAACCGAAGAGCGCTTCTAG